The Armatimonadota bacterium genomic interval GAGAATGCGTGGGGTACGTCGGAGCGGACGGTCGGCAACGGCCCGTACCGGATCACGCAGTGGCAGAAGGGTTCGTCCATCACGCTGGAGCGGTGGGATCAGTTCAACCACAACGCCGTCGGTGGCTCCTACCGCACGCCATCGGCGATCCGCCGGATCGTGTTCCGGTTCGTGCCCGACACCAACACCCAGATCGCCAACGTGCTGGCGGGCTCGATCGACGCGTTCGACGAGACGGCCATCCCATTCGTGCAGGGTCTCGAGCTGGAAAACCGTCTGCGCCGCGAAGGCCGGCGCGACTGGATCGTGGAGGCCGTGCCCGGTTTGATCTGGGAGCACATCGACCTCAACCTGGACAACTTCCACCTCCGCGACAAACGCGTGCGGCATGCGCTGATCTACGGCATGAACCGTGAGGCGATCGTGCAGAGCCTCTTCGAGGGCAAGCAACCGGTCTCCCACTCGCTGTTCCCCGAAAAACACTACGGCTACCACCGCAACATCAAGCGGTATCCGTTCGACCAGGCCCGTGCGCGGGCGCTGCTGCAGGAAGCGGGCTACCGGCCGGGTCCCGACGGCATCCTGGTGAAGGACGGCCAGCGGCTGTCGCTGGAGTTCGCGACGACTGCGGGCAACCGCACCCGCGAGGCGGTCCAGCAGATCATCCAGCAGCAGCTGCGCCAGATCGGCATCGAGATCGTGATCCGCAACCAGCCCGCGCGGGTGTACTTCGGGGAATCGCTGCCCAAGCGCCAGTTCACGCTGGCGATGTACGCGTGGGTGTTCGGTCCGACGTCGGACTGCGAGGGTCTGTACACCGGCGACACGCTGCCCCCGGACGGCCAGAACTACCCGGGTTACAAGAACGACGAGGTCACGCGGCTGTGCCACGCCATCCCCGAAGAACTGGACGAGGGGCGGCGCGCGCAGATGCTGCGGCGGTTCCAGGAGATCTGGATCGAGGATCTGCCGGTGATCCCTTTGTACTTCCGGTCTGACTACGCCGGCCGCAAGGCTTCGCTCCAGAACTGGCGGCCTACGGGCGCGACGGCGCCGGTGACGTGGAACGCCACGCAGTGGAGGTGGGCCCGGTAGGTCGACCGCATCCACCGGTGGGACCAGAGGGGGAGGGCGGGTGTCCTCCCCCTTCCCGCCGGGGACAGCAGCCTCACGAGGTGCTCGGAAGTGGGCAGGTACCTGCTGCGCCGGACGTTCCAGATGGTCCCGTTGCTGTTCGGGATCTCGGTGATCATCTTCATGGTCCTGGTGATGGCGCCGGGCGACCCGGTGGACCTGCTGCTCTCGGGTAACCCCAGGGTGCGGGCGGAGGACATCAGGCTCCTGCGCGAGATCTACGGTCTGGATGACCCCCTGCACATTCGCTACGTCAAGTGGTTGCGTGCGGCCGTCCAGGGCGACTTCGGCTACTCCAGGACGTACAAGGTCCCGGCCCTGGAACTCGTGATGGCGCGGATCGGAAACTCCCTGTGGCTGACGATCCCGTCGTTTCTGCTGGCGCTGGCGGTGGCGGTGCCGGTGGGCGTGTATTCCGCGCTGCACCAGTACTCCAAGACCGACTACGCGGCGACGTTCTTTGCGTTCTTCGGCGTTTCCGTACCGGCGTTCTGGTTCGGGATCATGATGATCTACGTCTTCGCCGTCACGCTGCGGTGGCTGCCGCCCGGGGGCTTCGTGACGCCCGGCGTGACCGAGGGCATACCCCTCATCCTGGACCGCCTGCGATACATGGTCCTGCCGGTGATCGTGCTGTCGCTGCTGTTGATGGCGTCGCTGACCCGCTACACGCGGGCGGCGATGCTCGAGGTGATCCGCCAGGACTACGTGCGCACGGCACGCGCGAAGGGGCTGGCGGAGCGGGCCGTGATCAACAAGCACGCGCTGCGAAACGCGCTGATCCCCATCGTGACGATCCTGGCCTTGGGCATCCCGGGCCTGTTCGCGGGCGCGCCACTGACCGAGACGGTCTTTGCCTGGCCGGGCATCGGACGCCTGATCGTGGAGTCGGTGGGTGGCGGGGACTACACGGTGGCGCAGGTGGCGCTGCTGTTCCTGTCGGGTCTGGTGCTGATCTTCAACCTGGTGGCCGACGTCGCTTACGCGGTGCTGGATCCGAGGATCCGTTATGACTGAGCGACGACGGCAGAAGCGCCCATGGCCGTAGCCGTCCGGCAGCGACCGAGAGCCGGTGGGGCGCCGGCCATCGCGGGCGGGTACTGGCAGATCGCCGTCCGCCGCCTCCGCCGCCACAAGGTGGCCATGGCCGGTGCGGTGGTGATCGCCGTCCTCGTGCTCATGTCCGTCTTTGCGCCGTGGCTCACCCCGTACGGTTTCGGGGACATCGATCTGCTGAACCGGCTGGCTCCCCCGTCCTGGCGACATCCCCTCGGCACGGACGAGATCGGCCATGACGTGCTGACCCGCCTGCTGTACGCGGGGCGCGTATCACTGCTGGTGGGGTTCAGCGCCGCGGTGGCCTCGGCGCTCGTGGGGACGGTGGTCGGGGTGATCTCCGGGTTCTACGGCGGGCGGCTGGACAACCTGCTGATGCGGTTCGTGGACATCATGCTGTCGATCCCCGACCTGCCGATCCTGATCATTCTGGCCCGCTACTTCGGCGGCAGCCTGCTCGGCATCATCGTGGTGATCACTGCCTTCGGGTGGATGGGTACGGCTCGCCTGGTGCGGGGCGAGGTGCTCCGGCTGAAGAACATGGAGTTCGCGGAGGCGGCGAGGGCTATGGGGGCGTCGAACGCGCGCATCATGGTGCGCCACCTCCTGCCCAACTCCCTGGCTCCAGTCATCGTCTCTGCCACGCTGGCCGTCGGGGGCGCCATCCTGACGGAGGCGGCCCTGTCGTACCTGGGGTTCGGAATCCAGCCTCCGACGCCGAGCTGGGGCAACATGCTGCAGAACGCCCAGGACTTCATCTGGCGGACGCCGTCGCTGGCGTTCTGGCCCGGAGCGATGATCTTCTTGACGGTGTTGTGCTTCAACTTCTTCGGGGACGGGCTGCGCGACGCGCTGGATCCGAGGCTGCGGCAGTGAAGGAGGCACAGAGGGGGTAACGCCAGGCCGGGTGCGGCGCAGACCGGGCGGTGGAGAGGCAGGGGCCGAGAGGACAGGCTCTGGGGCTTGGCGAAAGGGAGATGCTCGTCGGGACGGCGTCCCGGCGGAATTCGAGGCGAGGGGGATACGGAACGTTCGAGGAGTTTGAGCGACCGAGGAGGCATCGAGATGGCCGAACCGCTTCTGTCCGTCCGCAACCTGAAGACGTACTTCTATACCGACGAAGGGGTGGTCCGCGCGGTGGACGGGTTGAACTACGACCTCCAGCGAGGGGAGACGCTTGGCATCGTCGGGGAGTCGGGCAGCGGCAAGAGCGTGCACGCGCTGTCGATCATGCGCCTGATCCCCACGCCCCCGGGGAAGATCGTGGACGGGCAGATCCTGTTCAAGGGGCAGGACCTGCTGCGGCTGACCGAGGAGCAGATGCGCCGGGTGCGCGGCAACGACATCGCGATGATCTTCCAGGAACCGATGACCTCCCTCAACCCCGTGCTGACGATCGGTGAGCAGATCGCCGAGGCGGTGATGCTCCATCAGAAGCTGGACCGCAAGGCGGCGTGGGCGCGGGCGGTCGAGATGCTGGAACGGGTGAAGATTCCTTCGGCCAAGGATCGGGTCCGCGACTACCCCCACCAGTTCAGCGGCGGGATGCGCCAGCGTGTGATGATCGCGATGGCGCTGTCGTGCAACCCGGAGGTCCTGATCGCGGATGAGCCGACGACCGCGTTGGACGTCACGATCCAGGCGCAGATCCTCGACCTGATGCGGGAACTGCAGAAGGACTTCGGTACCGCGATCATCATGATCACCCACAACCTCGGGGTCGTCGCCGAGATGTGCGACAACGTCGTCGTCATGTACGCCGGCAAGCCCGTAGAGCACACGGACGTCGTCCGCACGTTCAAGGATCCCAAGCATCCATACACGTGGGGCCTGCTGCACTCGATCCCCAAGCTGTACGAGCGGGCGGAGCGTCTGATCCCCATCGAAGGGCAGCCCCCGAGCCTCATCGACTTGCCCCCGGGGTGTCCGTTCGCGCCGCGCTGCCCGTTCGCGATGGAGGTGTGCGTCGAGGAGGACCCGCCCGAAGTCCCGATCGCCGACAACCACTACGCGAAGTGTTACCTGTACACGGACAAGGCGACCGAGCAGGATAAGAGGGCGGCAGCGGAGGCGGGGCTGCTGGCGAGTGGGCGAACGATCTAGCGAAACGGAAAGCTCCCCAAGCCGGGCGAAAGCTTGGGGCCTTACATGCTCGACTCTGGACGGGAGGTCATCCGTGATCGGTGACACGATACTCGAAGTTCGCAACCTGGTGAAGCACTTCCCCATCACCAAGGGCTTCATCTTCCAGAGGCAGGTCGGTGCGGTCCGGGCCGTGGACGACATCTCCTTTTCGATCCGCGAAGGCGAGACCCTCGGCCTGGTCGGGGAGTCCGGTTGCGGCAAGACCACCGCCGGCCGCGTCATCCTCCGGCTGATGGAGCCCACGTCGGGCGAGGTCATCTTCCAGGGGCAGAATGTCTTTCGGCTCAATCGGGAAGAGCTGCGGCGGATGCGGCGCGACATGCAGATCATCTTCCAGGACCCGTACTCGTCGCTCAACCCACGGATGACCGTGGGCGACATCATCGGCGAGCCGCTCGAGATCCACCGACTGGCGCGGGGCCGAGAGAAGGTGCGGCGCGTGCAGGAGCTGCTGGAGATCGTTGGGCTTTCCCCCTACCACGTGAACCGGTACCCGCACGAGTTCAGCGGCGGCCAGCGGCAGCGGATCGGCATCGCAAGGGCGCTGGCGGTGAACCCGAAGCTGATCATCTGCGACGAGCCGGTGTCGGCTTTGGACGTGTCGATCCAGGCACAGGTGATCAACCTGTTGGAGGAGTTGCAGAAGGAGTTCAAGCTGACGTACCTTTTCATCGCCCACGACCTGTCGGTCGTGAAGCACATCTCCGACCGCATCGCGGTGATGTACCTCGGCAAGATCGTGGAACTGGCGCCGGCCGACGAGCTGTTCGAGAACCCACAGCACCCCTACACCGAGGCACTGCTGTCGGCGGTGCCGATCCCCGATCCGGAGATCCGACGGGAGCGGATCATCCTGCCCGGCGACGTCCCAAGTCCGGTGAACCCACCCTCGGGGTGTCGGTTCCACACGCGGTGCATGTATGCGGTCGAGTCGTGTCGGACGGAGGAACCACCGTTTGAGGAAGTCCTGCCGGGCCACTGGGTGGCCTGCCCGGTGCGGCCGTTCCGGCACCAGCGCAGCCGGGTGGCGGTGACCTCCCGGCCGGCGACCACCGGGGGCACATCGTAAACGGCAGACGACAGACACGGGAGGGGGGATGCAGATGAAAAACACGCGGTCGCTGGCAATCCTGACTTCGGTGGCCTTGCTGATCTCGCTCGCCTTGGGGACGGGCATCGGTGCCGCCCAGGCGGTGCGCAACCCGGACACTCTCATCATCGCCCACAGCGGGGACGTGGACTCGCTGGACCCGGCGTGGCAGTACGACACGCTGAGCAGCGGGATCACGCTGTGGAACGTCTACGAGACGCTGATCTTCTTCCGCGGCGGCTCGGTGGGAGAGTACGTGCCGATGCTCGCCACGCAGGTGCCGAGCCTGCAGAACGGGCTGATCTCCCGTGATGCCCGTACGTTCACCTTCCCGATCAACCCACAGGCTCGCTTCTCCGACGGGACGCCCGTTACCGCGGAGGACGTGAGGTACTCGCTGCTGCGCATGATGCTGATCGACCGCTCGGGGGGGCCGTCGTGGATCCTGCTCCAGCCGATCACCGGCGAGGACAGCACCCGCGACGAGAGGGGCAACCTGAAGCCCGACATCTACGACAAGGCCGCTCGGGCGATCCAGGTGCGCGGCAACAGCGTCGTCATCACGCTTGCGCGCCCCTATGCACCGTTCTTGAACATCATGGCGTCGTGGTCGCAGGTCATCAGCCGGCGGGCGGCGGTGGCGCGGGGCGACTGGAACGGGGAGCGCGCGACGCTCGCGCAGTTCAACAACCCGCGGCGCAACTCCGACACCAAGCTGTTCGAGGGCGCCGTGGCCAGTGGGCCGTATGTGATCGAGCGGTGGGATCGGGCCGCCAGAACGGTCATCCTGCGCCGCAACGACCGGTACTGGAGGGGCCGGCCGGCGCCGATCCAGCGAATCGTCTACCGTACGGTCGAGGAGTTCGGCACGCGGCGGCTGATGCTGCAGCAAGGAGATGCGGACCTGATCACCGTGGCCCGGCCCGAACAATCCCAGGTCGAGGGCCTGCCGGGTGTGCGGATCGTCGACGACCTCTCGCAGTTCGTGACCCAGGCGCTGTTCATGAACCTGGACGTCAAGGGCGCAGGCAACCCCTACCTGGGCAGCGGGCGGCTGGACGGGAATGGCATCCCTCCCGATTTCTTCAACGACGTGCGCGTGCGCAGGGCGATCGCGCAGTCCATCGACTACGGAGCCACCCGCCGCGACTGCTGGCGCGGCAAGATCGCGCCGGGCAACGGCCCGGTACCGCGCGGGATGTTCGGATACAACGAGCGGGGGCAGTGGTATGCGTTCGACCGCGAGCGCGCGATCGCGGCGTGGCGCGAGGTCGCGGGCGGCCGGGTGTGGGAAACCGGGTTCCGGTTCACGGTGCTGTACAACACCGGCAACGCGGCGCGGAGGTGCGCGTCGGAGATCTTCAAGCGCACCCTGGAGTCGCTCAACCCGCGCTTCCGCGTCGACGTCGTGAGCCTGGCGTGGTCCACATACCTTGCCCAGGAGAGCGAAGGGCGGCTGCCGATCTACTTCCTGGGGTGGGCGGCCGACTACGCCGACCCCGACAACTTCGTCTACCCGTTCATGCACAGCAAGGGGACCTTCACCGGTGCGCAGTCCTACAACAACCCCGAAGTGGACCGGCTGATCGAGGAGGCGCAACGCACGGCCGATCCTGCGCGCCGGCGCCAGATCTACTTCCGGCTGCAGGAGATCGCGTTCAACGACGTCCCGACCGTCTACCTCGGGTACCCGACCGGGTTCATCGTGATGCGGTCGTGGGTACGCGGTTGGTACCACAATCCGATGTTCTTCGGACTCGGCTACCTCCACGCGCTCCGAAAGACCGAGTAAGGGGGAGTGCCGTCCGCAGGGGGCGGGTAGACTGCCCGCCCCCTGTTTTCATCGAACCTGCCGCATGACCCAGTTCATCGTCCGCCGCCTGATGCTGCTTCCGGTCGTCGCTCTGGGGACGACCCTGCTGATCTTCGCGCTCACGCAGCTGCTGTCGCCGGCCATGCGCGCCAGCCTGTTCGTCCAGGATCCCAACCAGATGCGCGACCTGGAGGCGATCATCCAGAAGTACGGTCTGGACCAGCCCTTCCACGTGCAGTACTGGGAGTGGTTGAAGAACCTGGCGCGGGGGGACCTCGGATACTCCTTCGTCGCCCGCCAGACGGTCGCGGAGGCGATCCGCAGCTACTTCCCCATGACGCTGGAGCTGTCGCTGCTGTCGTTTGCCGTGATCCTCGTCGTCGGCGTGTGGCTGGGTACGCTGTCGGCGGTCCACAAGGATCGCTTCGTCGACCATCTGTCGCGCTTCGTCTCGATCGTGGGGACGGGTCTGCCCACGTTCGTGTGGGGACTGCTGCTGCTGCTGGTCTTCTACGGGCTGCGGCCGTGGTTTCCGCCGGGGCGGTTGTCGCTGCAGGCGTACCTGTTCGTGACCTCCGACGGGTTCCACGCCTATACCGGCCTGATGACCGTCGACGCGTTGCTCAACGGCCAGCTGTGGATCTTCTGGGATGCGCTGCGCCACCTCGTGTTGCCCGTACTGACGCTGTCGTATTTCATCGCCGCGGTGCTCGTGCGGGTGACGCGGTCGTCAATGCTCGAGACGCTGCGCCAGGACTACGTTCGCACCGCCAGGGCGAAGGGTGTGGCCGAGCCGGTCGTGATCCGCCGCCACGCGCGCCGCAACGCGTTGATCCCGGTGATCACGCTCGGCAGCCTGATCATGGTCGGTCTGCTGACCGGATCCGTGATCACCGAAACGATCTACGACCTGCCGGGGATCGGGCGTTGGGGGGCGCAGGCGGCCAACCAGCTCGACATCCCCGGAGCGGCGGGATTCGCGCTGTTCGCCGCCCTGCTGACCGTGCTCGGAAACCTCGCCGCCGACGTGCTGTACGCCTTCGTGGACCCACGCATCCGTTACTAAGGAGACGCTGTGAGCGGCGTGCGCACAGCCACCCGACAGGTCCCGGACGTCCGGGGTTCGCGGCTGGGTCTGTGGCGCAGCGGCGTAGCGGAGTTTTTGCGGCGGATGCGCCGCAACCCGCTTTCGATCGCGGGACTCGTGTTGGTCTGCTTCTTCGTGCTCGTCGCGATCCTGGCGCCGGTGCTGGCACCGCCCCCGGAGGGGTGGCGCAACCCCTACCAGATCCCCAACGAGACGTTTGCGCCCGACCCCCGACCGCCGCGTCCGGGCTATCCCTTCGGCACCACCAGCGAGCAGTACGACCTGTACTACGGTGTGGTGTGGGGCACGCGGACGGCCTTCCGGGTATCGCTGACGGTCATCGCGATCTCCGTGGCGGTCGGGCTCGTCATCGGTGGACTGGCCGGATACCGCGGCGGCCTGGTGGACGAGGTCTTCATGCGCATCACCGATGTCTTCTTGGCGTTCCCGGGTCTGATCCTCGCCGTCGTGATCGTCGCGATCTTGGGCAAGGGCCTCGATAAGGTGCTGATGGCGTTGGCGCTCGTTTCCTGGCCGACGTACACGCGTCTGCTGCGCGGCGAGATCCTCTCGGCGAAGGAACGAGACTTCGTGGAGGCGGCCCGCGCGCTGGGCGCATCGGACTTCCGCGTGTTCTTCCGTCACGTGCTGCCGAACACGATCTATCCGGTCGTGGTGTACGGGTCGCTGGACATGGGCAGCGTCGTGATCTCGGCGGCGGCGCTGTCGTTTCTGGGTCTGGGGGCGGAGGTGGGCTATGCGGACTGGGGCCAGCTGATCAACCTGTCGCGCCCCTGGATCATCGGGGCGCCCGGCAACGCGCTGCAGTACTGGTACACGCTGGTCTATCCGGGCCTGGCGATCTCTCTGTTCGTGCTGGGCTGGAACCTGCTGGGCGACGCATTCCGAGACATCATGGACCCGAAGCTGCGGGGTCAGACATGATGGGTCGCGCGCTCCGTGCGGTGTAACCCCCCGAAGGGTCCGAGCACCGGATCCGGCATCCTGTCAAGATTGTGCCCGCCCGCCGCCCGCGGGTATAATCCTACCAACCTCGGGCCAGCGGGGGAGGGGATGGCGGAAGGACCCACGCGTCAGGCGATCCGAGCGCTGCCCAAAGCAGAACTCCACCTCCACCTGGAGACCTCCTTGCGGTTGCGCAGGCTCGCCCAGAAGTTGCACGCGCCGGCCGTCGGGCAACCCTATCTGGTCAGCGACCCCAATTTGCATCACGGCTACGATCGCCTGCGCCGTCTGCGGTATGCCGGCCGGGCGGGGAAGGTGCCAGACAGCCTGTACACCCACGCGAACATCGCGACGATCACCTACGATCTGCTGCGGGAGGCGGCCTCGCAGAACATCCGCTACGTCGAGATCCGCGTCGGCGGGCGCCGCGGATTCACCCTGCTCGGCATCCGGGGGATGCTGGAGGCGATCGCCGCCGGGCGCGAACGTGCGCGCGCCGACTTCGGCGTGCAGTCGGGCACCATCGTCACGATCGTCCGCGAGCGCGGTCCAGAGCACGCGCTGGAAGTCGCCGAGATCGCCGCGGAGTGCCGCGACCGGGGGATCGTGGGGCTGGACATCGCCGGCGACGAGGAGAACTTCCCGCCGACGCTGTTCGTGCGGGCGTGCGAGGTCGCGCGCGACGCGGGGCTGGGGATCACCGTGCACGCCGGGGAGTTTTCCGGTCCGGCATCGGTGTGGACCGCGATCTACCAGCTGGGGGCCAGTCGCATCGGCCACGGATTCCGAGCGGTCGAAGACCCCGAGCTCGTCGCCTGCCTGCGCGAACACAGGATCACGCTGGAGATCTGCCCCACGAGCAACCTGCGGTTGGGTCTGGTGCCCACCCGGCGGGAGCACCCGCTGCGGGCCCTCTTCGACGCGGGCGTCCGGGTGACCGTCAACAGCGACGATCCCGTCCTGCTGGGCACCTCCCTGGAAGACGAGTTCGCAAGCGTCGCGCACGACCATGGTTTCTCGCTGGACGACCTGCGGACCCTCACCCGCTACGCGGTCGAAGCCGCCTTCCACCGCGAGGCCGTCTTGGAGGCCTTCGCCGTACCCGCTCCCTGAGCGGTACCAGGAACCGGTACCAGGAACCCTCAGGATCCGCTACAATTTCGGATGACCGACCGGTCAGTCGTCATGCCCGCATCGACGCGCCAGCAGAGGCTGGCTGCTCAAAAGGACCACACCCGGGGTCGCATCCTCCAGGCCGCCCGGACGGTGTTCGCGGCACGGGGTTATCACGGGACCACCATGGACGACGTCGCGCGCGAGGCCGGGCTTTCCAAGGGCGCCCTGTACGTCCACTTTCCGGGCAAAGAGGACCTGTTCGTCTCGCTGGTCGAAGACTGCGCCGCAGCTCTGGCCGAACGGGTGCTGGCGGCCATCGGGGCGGCCGAGGGCGGGGCCAACAAGGTGGCGG includes:
- a CDS encoding ABC transporter permease: MAVAVRQRPRAGGAPAIAGGYWQIAVRRLRRHKVAMAGAVVIAVLVLMSVFAPWLTPYGFGDIDLLNRLAPPSWRHPLGTDEIGHDVLTRLLYAGRVSLLVGFSAAVASALVGTVVGVISGFYGGRLDNLLMRFVDIMLSIPDLPILIILARYFGGSLLGIIVVITAFGWMGTARLVRGEVLRLKNMEFAEAARAMGASNARIMVRHLLPNSLAPVIVSATLAVGGAILTEAALSYLGFGIQPPTPSWGNMLQNAQDFIWRTPSLAFWPGAMIFLTVLCFNFFGDGLRDALDPRLRQ
- a CDS encoding ABC transporter ATP-binding protein, which codes for MAEPLLSVRNLKTYFYTDEGVVRAVDGLNYDLQRGETLGIVGESGSGKSVHALSIMRLIPTPPGKIVDGQILFKGQDLLRLTEEQMRRVRGNDIAMIFQEPMTSLNPVLTIGEQIAEAVMLHQKLDRKAAWARAVEMLERVKIPSAKDRVRDYPHQFSGGMRQRVMIAMALSCNPEVLIADEPTTALDVTIQAQILDLMRELQKDFGTAIIMITHNLGVVAEMCDNVVVMYAGKPVEHTDVVRTFKDPKHPYTWGLLHSIPKLYERAERLIPIEGQPPSLIDLPPGCPFAPRCPFAMEVCVEEDPPEVPIADNHYAKCYLYTDKATEQDKRAAAEAGLLASGRTI
- a CDS encoding ABC transporter permease; this encodes MGRYLLRRTFQMVPLLFGISVIIFMVLVMAPGDPVDLLLSGNPRVRAEDIRLLREIYGLDDPLHIRYVKWLRAAVQGDFGYSRTYKVPALELVMARIGNSLWLTIPSFLLALAVAVPVGVYSALHQYSKTDYAATFFAFFGVSVPAFWFGIMMIYVFAVTLRWLPPGGFVTPGVTEGIPLILDRLRYMVLPVIVLSLLLMASLTRYTRAAMLEVIRQDYVRTARAKGLAERAVINKHALRNALIPIVTILALGIPGLFAGAPLTETVFAWPGIGRLIVESVGGGDYTVAQVALLFLSGLVLIFNLVADVAYAVLDPRIRYD
- the add gene encoding adenosine deaminase, encoding MAEGPTRQAIRALPKAELHLHLETSLRLRRLAQKLHAPAVGQPYLVSDPNLHHGYDRLRRLRYAGRAGKVPDSLYTHANIATITYDLLREAASQNIRYVEIRVGGRRGFTLLGIRGMLEAIAAGRERARADFGVQSGTIVTIVRERGPEHALEVAEIAAECRDRGIVGLDIAGDEENFPPTLFVRACEVARDAGLGITVHAGEFSGPASVWTAIYQLGASRIGHGFRAVEDPELVACLREHRITLEICPTSNLRLGLVPTRREHPLRALFDAGVRVTVNSDDPVLLGTSLEDEFASVAHDHGFSLDDLRTLTRYAVEAAFHREAVLEAFAVPAP
- a CDS encoding ABC transporter permease, whose amino-acid sequence is MWRSGVAEFLRRMRRNPLSIAGLVLVCFFVLVAILAPVLAPPPEGWRNPYQIPNETFAPDPRPPRPGYPFGTTSEQYDLYYGVVWGTRTAFRVSLTVIAISVAVGLVIGGLAGYRGGLVDEVFMRITDVFLAFPGLILAVVIVAILGKGLDKVLMALALVSWPTYTRLLRGEILSAKERDFVEAARALGASDFRVFFRHVLPNTIYPVVVYGSLDMGSVVISAAALSFLGLGAEVGYADWGQLINLSRPWIIGAPGNALQYWYTLVYPGLAISLFVLGWNLLGDAFRDIMDPKLRGQT
- a CDS encoding dipeptide ABC transporter ATP-binding protein yields the protein MGDTILEVRNLVKHFPITKGFIFQRQVGAVRAVDDISFSIREGETLGLVGESGCGKTTAGRVILRLMEPTSGEVIFQGQNVFRLNREELRRMRRDMQIIFQDPYSSLNPRMTVGDIIGEPLEIHRLARGREKVRRVQELLEIVGLSPYHVNRYPHEFSGGQRQRIGIARALAVNPKLIICDEPVSALDVSIQAQVINLLEELQKEFKLTYLFIAHDLSVVKHISDRIAVMYLGKIVELAPADELFENPQHPYTEALLSAVPIPDPEIRRERIILPGDVPSPVNPPSGCRFHTRCMYAVESCRTEEPPFEEVLPGHWVACPVRPFRHQRSRVAVTSRPATTGGTS
- a CDS encoding peptide ABC transporter substrate-binding protein, translated to MSRRWSTLALAVLAALALPALVLAGPAGGPAAGPDTIVIGTQQEPAVIGLTICDACTMFVATMVSAPMFVPDVELTNEWKYQPVAMEKMPSLRDGDWRLLPGDKMQVTWRLRRGLRWQDGTPLTAADYIFGWRVNLNPRFPSAGRDVSERVENIQAPNANTLIVQWKRKYAFANLGVAGSVALPRHILNAAYQRDPSKLPENAWGTSERTVGNGPYRITQWQKGSSITLERWDQFNHNAVGGSYRTPSAIRRIVFRFVPDTNTQIANVLAGSIDAFDETAIPFVQGLELENRLRREGRRDWIVEAVPGLIWEHIDLNLDNFHLRDKRVRHALIYGMNREAIVQSLFEGKQPVSHSLFPEKHYGYHRNIKRYPFDQARARALLQEAGYRPGPDGILVKDGQRLSLEFATTAGNRTREAVQQIIQQQLRQIGIEIVIRNQPARVYFGESLPKRQFTLAMYAWVFGPTSDCEGLYTGDTLPPDGQNYPGYKNDEVTRLCHAIPEELDEGRRAQMLRRFQEIWIEDLPVIPLYFRSDYAGRKASLQNWRPTGATAPVTWNATQWRWAR
- a CDS encoding ABC transporter permease, encoding MTQFIVRRLMLLPVVALGTTLLIFALTQLLSPAMRASLFVQDPNQMRDLEAIIQKYGLDQPFHVQYWEWLKNLARGDLGYSFVARQTVAEAIRSYFPMTLELSLLSFAVILVVGVWLGTLSAVHKDRFVDHLSRFVSIVGTGLPTFVWGLLLLLVFYGLRPWFPPGRLSLQAYLFVTSDGFHAYTGLMTVDALLNGQLWIFWDALRHLVLPVLTLSYFIAAVLVRVTRSSMLETLRQDYVRTARAKGVAEPVVIRRHARRNALIPVITLGSLIMVGLLTGSVITETIYDLPGIGRWGAQAANQLDIPGAAGFALFAALLTVLGNLAADVLYAFVDPRIRY
- a CDS encoding ABC transporter substrate-binding protein; amino-acid sequence: MQMKNTRSLAILTSVALLISLALGTGIGAAQAVRNPDTLIIAHSGDVDSLDPAWQYDTLSSGITLWNVYETLIFFRGGSVGEYVPMLATQVPSLQNGLISRDARTFTFPINPQARFSDGTPVTAEDVRYSLLRMMLIDRSGGPSWILLQPITGEDSTRDERGNLKPDIYDKAARAIQVRGNSVVITLARPYAPFLNIMASWSQVISRRAAVARGDWNGERATLAQFNNPRRNSDTKLFEGAVASGPYVIERWDRAARTVILRRNDRYWRGRPAPIQRIVYRTVEEFGTRRLMLQQGDADLITVARPEQSQVEGLPGVRIVDDLSQFVTQALFMNLDVKGAGNPYLGSGRLDGNGIPPDFFNDVRVRRAIAQSIDYGATRRDCWRGKIAPGNGPVPRGMFGYNERGQWYAFDRERAIAAWREVAGGRVWETGFRFTVLYNTGNAARRCASEIFKRTLESLNPRFRVDVVSLAWSTYLAQESEGRLPIYFLGWAADYADPDNFVYPFMHSKGTFTGAQSYNNPEVDRLIEEAQRTADPARRRQIYFRLQEIAFNDVPTVYLGYPTGFIVMRSWVRGWYHNPMFFGLGYLHALRKTE